From Pelmatolapia mariae isolate MD_Pm_ZW linkage group LG1, Pm_UMD_F_2, whole genome shotgun sequence, one genomic window encodes:
- the LOC134631689 gene encoding E3 SUMO-protein ligase ZBED1-like, with translation MYEQQKSKVMAELSQASSVALTTDGWTSRATENYVTVTTHYITAEWEILTEAVAEWRIERPNTNIPVTTDNAKNQINAVNEAGLGPQIGCFAHAINLASQKGIKVSKMDRLLGRIRKVVSYFHQSSTAAHVLKTKQDMLQLPTHKLIHDVPTRWNSTYGMLERYLEQQTAIYSALTDKTLKKNVRDIITLSDDDVRVAEEVLQLLKPLQAVTTLLSTETAPSVSMILPLKTRILQSMVPSEEDSTITRDVKTAIREDLKHRYTPPPTLQEYLHRTTALDPRFKSLSHLDLALRLRTYSDLTTETVSSLGTADCEEGQAAPTGADTSPPQKKSAMVELFGDTFVQKDMGSKAFADTIKEEVASYEAASGIPVDGDPLTWWKSNECKYPHLAIMARRYLGVPATSVPSERVFSTAGDIVTAKTSTLSPENVDILIFLKKILKL, from the exons ATGTACGAGCAGCAAAAGtctaaagttatggctgaactgtcccaggcatcttctgttgcgcTAACTACAGATGGTtggacctccagggcaacggaaaaCTATGTAACCGTGACCACTCATTACATCACAGCCGAGTGGGAGATACTGACGGAAGCGGTGGCAGAGTGGAGGATAGAGAGGCCCAATACCAATATCCCAGTCACAACAGATAATGctaaaaaccaaataaatgCAGTGAACGAGGCAGGACTGGGCCCACAGATAGGGTGCTTTGCACATGCCATTAATTTAGCATCCCAAAAGGGAATTAAAGTGAGTAAGATGGACCGTCTCCTTGGGAGGATAAGGAAGGTGGTTTCCTACTTCCACCAAAGTTCAACAGCTGCTCATGTGCTTAAGACCAAGCAAGATATGCTACAGCTGCCTACTCATAAGCTCATACATGATGTCCCAACAAGGTGGAACTCCACTTATGGTATGTTGGAGCGTTATCTTGAGCAGCAGACAGCTATATACTCTGCACTAACAGACAAAACCCTGAAGAAAAATGTCAGAGACATCATCACCTTGTCTGATGATGATGTTAGAGTGGCAGAGGAGGTCCTCCAGCTGCTCAAACCACTCCAAGCGGTTACAACTCTGTTGAGCACTGAAACTGCACCATCTGTGTCCATGATCCTGCCTCTGAAAACAAGGATCCTACAATCCATGGTCCCAAGTGAGGAAGACAGCACCATCACAAGAGATGTCAAGACTGCCATTAGAGAGGACCTGAAGCACAGATACACTCCACCACCAACCCTACAGGAGTACCTTCACAGAACTACTGCACTTGATCCAAGGTTCAAGTCCCTGTCTCACCTAGACCTTGCCCTACGCCTGAGGACATACAGTGATCTCACTACTGAGACTGTGAGCAGTCTTGGCACTGCAGACTGTGAAGag GGTCAAGCAGCACCAACAGGAGCAGACACAAGTCCTCCTCAAAAGAAGTCGGCAATGGTGGAGCTTTTTGGCGACACCTTTGTACAGAAGGACATGGGCAGCAAAGCTTTTGCTGACACCATCAAAGAGGAGGTGGCATCCTATGAGGCAGCAAGTGGCATTCCAGTGGATGGTGATCCACTGACGTGGTGGAAAAGTAATGAATGTAAATACCCTCACCTTGCCATAATGGCAAGACGCTATCTGGGTGTGCCTGCCACTTCAGTGCCTAGTGAGAGGGTGTTCTCAACAGCAGGGGACATAGTTACAGCAAAGACGTCTACACTCTCCCCAGAAAATGTAGACATCCTCatctttttgaaaaaaattttGAAGTTATAA